A genome region from Arachis duranensis cultivar V14167 chromosome 6, aradu.V14167.gnm2.J7QH, whole genome shotgun sequence includes the following:
- the LOC107495750 gene encoding transcription factor RSL2, producing MEFLGAFPNNIELDCFKMFSNEKEHDFTYTTTTTSQLFLDQSSSLLGEDDELNFGLVQSTLSSNFISDENEHYLFHSLDANPNTKMLHYKSQEESSYNSGGFSGGDTTFFNANMDLTTNYYYSSNYHDDNVLANDVSISMELLENYDHYQCHQMEHVDVVPNNKQLELKRKIVEVPEFDVSAENNTSNGSKNQKKKHFVAKDEQDCMKNERCRKRKVVRNGNEGEERNNNVGLDGQSSSSNINICEDDNASEENNGGVTSVSHSNGKTRTIRGTAADPQSLYARKRRERINARLRILQGLVPNGTKVDISTMLEEAVNYVKFLQLQIKLLSSDDLWMYAPLAYNGLDIGLKLNNLKNFSSSP from the exons ATGGAATTTCTAGGAGCATTCCCTAATAATATAGAATTGGATTGCTTCAAAATGTTTTCTAATGAAAAAGAGCATGATTTCACTtacactactactactacttcaCAATTGTTTCTAGATCAAAGTTCATCACTTTtaggagaagatgatgaattgAATTTTGGATTAGTACAATCCACACTTTCCTCCAATTTTATTAGTGATGAAAATGAGCATTATTTGTTTCATTCTTTAGATGCTAATCCCAACACAAAAATGTTGCATTATAAGTCACAAGAAGAGAGTAGTTACAATAGCGGCGGTTTCAGTGGTGGTGACACTACTTTCTTCAATGCCAACATGGATCTTACAACAAACTACTACTATTCTAGTAATTACCATGATGATAATGTGCTAGCAAATGATGTTTCTATATCCATGGAGTTATTGGAAAATTATGATCATTATCAATGTCATCAAATGGAACATGTTGATGTTGTTCCAAACAATAAGCAGTTGGAGCTCAAGAGGAAGATTGTTGAAGTACCAGAATTTGATGTGTCTGCTGAAAACAATACAAGTAACGGATCtaagaatcaaaagaaaaaacattTCGTCGCGAAAGAT GAGCAAGATTGCATGAAAAATGAAAGGTGTAGgaagagaaaagttgttagaaATGGgaatgaaggagaagagagaaataATAATGTAGGGTTAGATGGACAGAGCTCAAGTAGTAACATTAACATATGTGAGGATGACAATGCTTCTGAAGAAAACAATGGAGGGGTAACTTCGGTATCTCACTCAAATGGGAAAACAAGAACCATTAGAGGAACAGCAGCAGATCCCCAGAGTCTCTATGCAAGG aaaagaagagagaggatAAATGCGCGGTTAAGAATTTTGCAGGGTCTTGTTCCAAATGGAACAAAG GTTGATATAAGTACAATGCTTGAAGAGGCAGTTAATTACGTGAAATTTTTGCAGCTCCAAATCAAG CTTTTAAGCTCTGATGATCTATGGATGTATGCTCCTCTTGCTTATAATGGACTTGACATTGGACTCAAACTCAATAACCTCAAGAATTTTTCATCATCACcatga